The following are from one region of the Paenalkalicoccus suaedae genome:
- a CDS encoding PTS mannitol transporter subunit IICB, producing the protein MASAEGYQQGEDKKPSIRAKIQAMGGFLTNMVLPNIGAFIAWGILTALFIPTGWLPNEHFAEMVGPTITFLLPLLLAYTGGRMVAGQRGAVMGSIGAIGLIIGSDIPMFLGAMIIGPLGGLIIKKFDQLIENKVPAGFEMIVNNFSIGILGFGLMMISYQFIGPLIQTANEGMTAAIQALVSTGFLPLLSIINEPAKVLFLNNVIDQGIYYPLGLQESLQIGQSIFFTVASNPGPGLGLLLAFTFFGAKVARRTAPGAIIIHFFGGIHELYFPYVLMKPLTIIGMIAGGMSGIAVFSFFDAGLVAGPSPGSIFSYLALTPRGNFLGIIAGVVIAAAVTFVITAFILKLDKSKEDDAAFSSSLEKSQAMKAEGKQLMGTASNEATDVTKVNKISFVCDAGAGSSALGATTFRKKLQKKGISDIEVKHYRIEDAPDASDIIVVHKNLYDRAKMAHPNKNIITIESYLNDPKLSELLDSLSSEEK; encoded by the coding sequence ATGGCAAGTGCTGAAGGGTATCAGCAAGGTGAAGATAAGAAGCCGTCTATTCGAGCAAAGATCCAGGCCATGGGTGGCTTCCTCACCAATATGGTGTTGCCAAACATCGGGGCATTCATAGCGTGGGGAATTTTAACCGCGTTATTTATCCCGACTGGTTGGTTGCCAAATGAGCATTTTGCTGAGATGGTTGGTCCGACAATTACCTTTTTACTTCCATTGTTATTAGCCTATACAGGTGGGCGAATGGTTGCAGGGCAGCGTGGTGCTGTCATGGGATCAATTGGTGCAATTGGTTTGATCATTGGTTCCGATATTCCAATGTTTTTAGGTGCTATGATCATTGGACCTCTTGGTGGTTTAATCATTAAAAAGTTCGATCAGCTTATCGAAAATAAGGTACCAGCTGGATTTGAGATGATCGTAAACAATTTCTCTATTGGTATTTTAGGCTTCGGCTTAATGATGATTTCGTATCAGTTCATCGGTCCGCTTATTCAAACGGCAAATGAAGGTATGACGGCGGCTATTCAAGCACTTGTTTCAACAGGGTTCCTACCTTTGCTTTCAATTATTAACGAACCGGCAAAAGTTCTCTTCTTAAATAACGTTATTGACCAAGGTATTTATTATCCATTAGGCTTGCAAGAATCCTTGCAAATAGGCCAGTCCATCTTCTTTACGGTTGCATCTAACCCAGGACCTGGATTAGGATTACTACTTGCATTTACATTCTTTGGTGCAAAAGTGGCAAGAAGAACAGCTCCTGGCGCGATCATTATTCACTTCTTCGGTGGAATTCACGAACTATATTTCCCGTATGTGTTAATGAAACCGTTAACAATTATTGGTATGATTGCTGGTGGTATGTCAGGTATTGCGGTATTCAGCTTCTTTGATGCAGGTCTTGTTGCAGGACCAAGTCCAGGCTCTATCTTCTCCTATTTGGCACTGACTCCAAGAGGTAATTTCCTTGGAATTATTGCAGGGGTCGTGATCGCAGCGGCTGTTACCTTTGTCATCACTGCATTTATTCTAAAGCTCGATAAAAGTAAAGAGGATGACGCTGCTTTCTCTAGCTCACTAGAAAAATCACAGGCTATGAAAGCAGAAGGAAAGCAACTAATGGGCACGGCGTCTAACGAAGCTACAGATGTAACAAAGGTAAACAAGATTTCCTTCGTATGTGACGCTGGAGCGGGTAGTAGTGCACTAGGTGCTACAACGTTTAGAAAGAAGCTCCAAAAGAAAGGCATCTCTGATATTGAAGTAAAACACTATCGCATTGAAGATGCACCTGATGCTTCTGACATCATTGTTGTTCACAAGAATTTATATGATCGTGCTAAAATGGCACACCCTAATAAAAACATTATTACGATCGAAAGCTATTTGAATGACCCTAAGCTATCGGAGCTGTTGGATTCGTTAAGTAGTGAAGAAAAATAG